From one Sebastes umbrosus isolate fSebUmb1 unplaced genomic scaffold, fSebUmb1.pri S35, whole genome shotgun sequence genomic stretch:
- the LOC119484179 gene encoding H-2 class II histocompatibility antigen, A-U alpha chain-like isoform X1, with protein sequence MKLMKMIVVLVLSGVLCVSAEGLHQDIHILGCSEVDGEFMYGLDGEELWYADFKNNRGVDPQPSFVDHMSYPEGVLESAKASLQICRTNLQNHRGGFKDLPQEKDAPSSPMIYTHDNVDLGQENILICHVTGFFPAPVNVSWTKNGEKVTVGTTINVPMINKDGTYNQFSTLKFTPQLGDIYSCEVEHLALEQPLTRIWDVEVELNVSVSRCGGEAECFCLQMWRSDWCLCVFSVSRCGEASARYWPISVLWTGSDGGSARCGCWNLLPHQRKRVQLIGWS encoded by the exons ATGAAGCTGATGAAGATGATCGTGGTCCTCGTCCTCTCTGGTGTCCTCTGTGTCTCAGCTGAAG gTCTACATCAGGACATTCATATCCTCGGCTGTTCAGAGGTTGATGGAGAATTCATGTATGGACTGGATGGTGAAGAGTTGTGGTACGCAGACTTCAAGAACAACAGAGGAGTCGATCCTCAGCCCAGTTTTGTAGATCATATGAGCTACCCAGAAGGAGTTTTAGAATCTGCTAAGGCTAGTCTACAGATCTGCAGAACGAACCTTCAGAATCATCGTGGAGGCTTCAAGGACCTCCCCCAGGAGAAGG ATGCTCCGTCCAGTCCGATGATCTACACTCATGACAACGTGGATCTGGGACAGGAGAACATCCTCATCTGTCATGTGACTGGGTTCTTTCCTGCTCCTGTTAACGTCTCCTGGACAAAGAACGGAGAGAAGGTCACCGTAGGAACCACCATCAATGTTCCCATGATCAACAAAGACGGAACCTACAACCAGTTCTCCACACTGAAGTTCACCCCACAGCTGGGAGACATCTACAGCTGTGAGGTGGAACATCTGGCCCTGGAGCAACCACTGACCAGAATCTGGG ATGTGGAGGTGGAGCTGAATGTTTCTGTCTCCAGATGTGGAGGTGAAGCTGAATGTTTCTGTCTCCAGATGTGGAG GAGTGAttggtgtctctgtgtgttttctgtgtccaGATGTGGAGAAGCCTCAGCCCGGTATTGGCCCATCAGTGTTCTGTGGACTGGGTCTGACGGTGGGTCTGCTCGGTGTGGCTGCTGGAACCTTCTTCCTCATCAAAGGAAACGAGTGCAGCTGATTGGttggagctga
- the LOC119484179 gene encoding H-2 class II histocompatibility antigen, A-U alpha chain-like isoform X4, whose translation MKLMKMIVVLVLSGVLCVSAEGLHQDIHILGCSEVDGEFMYGLDGEELWYADFKNNRGVDPQPSFVDHMSYPEGVLESAKASLQICRTNLQNHRGGFKDLPQEKDAPSSPMIYTHDNVDLGQENILICHVTGFFPAPVNVSWTKNGEKVTVGTTINVPMINKDGTYNQFSTLKFTPQLGDIYSCEVEHLALEQPLTRIWDVEVELNVSVSRCGGEAECFCLQMWRCGEASARYWPISVLWTGSDGGSARCGCWNLLPHQRKRVQLIGWS comes from the exons ATGAAGCTGATGAAGATGATCGTGGTCCTCGTCCTCTCTGGTGTCCTCTGTGTCTCAGCTGAAG gTCTACATCAGGACATTCATATCCTCGGCTGTTCAGAGGTTGATGGAGAATTCATGTATGGACTGGATGGTGAAGAGTTGTGGTACGCAGACTTCAAGAACAACAGAGGAGTCGATCCTCAGCCCAGTTTTGTAGATCATATGAGCTACCCAGAAGGAGTTTTAGAATCTGCTAAGGCTAGTCTACAGATCTGCAGAACGAACCTTCAGAATCATCGTGGAGGCTTCAAGGACCTCCCCCAGGAGAAGG ATGCTCCGTCCAGTCCGATGATCTACACTCATGACAACGTGGATCTGGGACAGGAGAACATCCTCATCTGTCATGTGACTGGGTTCTTTCCTGCTCCTGTTAACGTCTCCTGGACAAAGAACGGAGAGAAGGTCACCGTAGGAACCACCATCAATGTTCCCATGATCAACAAAGACGGAACCTACAACCAGTTCTCCACACTGAAGTTCACCCCACAGCTGGGAGACATCTACAGCTGTGAGGTGGAACATCTGGCCCTGGAGCAACCACTGACCAGAATCTGGG ATGTGGAGGTGGAGCTGAATGTTTCTGTCTCCAGATGTGGAGGTGAAGCTGAATGTTTCTGTCTCCAGATGTGGAG ATGTGGAGAAGCCTCAGCCCGGTATTGGCCCATCAGTGTTCTGTGGACTGGGTCTGACGGTGGGTCTGCTCGGTGTGGCTGCTGGAACCTTCTTCCTCATCAAAGGAAACGAGTGCAGCTGATTGGttggagctga
- the LOC119484179 gene encoding H-2 class II histocompatibility antigen, A-U alpha chain-like isoform X6, translating into MKLMKMIVVLVLSGVLCVSAEGLHQDIHILGCSEVDGEFMYGLDGEELWYADFKNNRGVDPQPSFVDHMSYPEGVLESAKASLQICRTNLQNHRGGFKDLPQEKDAPSSPMIYTHDNVDLGQENILICHVTGFFPAPVNVSWTKNGEKVTVGTTINVPMINKDGTYNQFSTLKFTPQLGDIYSCEVEHLALEQPLTRIWDVEVELNVSVSRCGGVIGVSVCFLCPDVEKPQPGIGPSVFCGLGLTVGLLGVAAGTFFLIKGNECS; encoded by the exons ATGAAGCTGATGAAGATGATCGTGGTCCTCGTCCTCTCTGGTGTCCTCTGTGTCTCAGCTGAAG gTCTACATCAGGACATTCATATCCTCGGCTGTTCAGAGGTTGATGGAGAATTCATGTATGGACTGGATGGTGAAGAGTTGTGGTACGCAGACTTCAAGAACAACAGAGGAGTCGATCCTCAGCCCAGTTTTGTAGATCATATGAGCTACCCAGAAGGAGTTTTAGAATCTGCTAAGGCTAGTCTACAGATCTGCAGAACGAACCTTCAGAATCATCGTGGAGGCTTCAAGGACCTCCCCCAGGAGAAGG ATGCTCCGTCCAGTCCGATGATCTACACTCATGACAACGTGGATCTGGGACAGGAGAACATCCTCATCTGTCATGTGACTGGGTTCTTTCCTGCTCCTGTTAACGTCTCCTGGACAAAGAACGGAGAGAAGGTCACCGTAGGAACCACCATCAATGTTCCCATGATCAACAAAGACGGAACCTACAACCAGTTCTCCACACTGAAGTTCACCCCACAGCTGGGAGACATCTACAGCTGTGAGGTGGAACATCTGGCCCTGGAGCAACCACTGACCAGAATCTGGG ATGTGGAGGTGGAGCTGAATGTTTCTGTCTCCAGATGTGGAG GAGTGAttggtgtctctgtgtgttttctgtgtccaGATGTGGAGAAGCCTCAGCCCGGTATTGGCCCATCAGTGTTCTGTGGACTGGGTCTGACGGTGGGTCTGCTCGGTGTGGCTGCTGGAACCTTCTTCCTCATCAAAGGAAACGAGTGCAGCTGA
- the LOC119484179 gene encoding H-2 class II histocompatibility antigen, A-U alpha chain-like isoform X5 — protein MKLMKMIVVLVLSGVLCVSAEGLHQDIHILGCSEVDGEFMYGLDGEELWYADFKNNRGVDPQPSFVDHMSYPEGVLESAKASLQICRTNLQNHRGGFKDLPQEKDAPSSPMIYTHDNVDLGQENILICHVTGFFPAPVNVSWTKNGEKVTVGTTINVPMINKDGTYNQFSTLKFTPQLGDIYSCEVEHLALEQPLTRIWDVEVKLNVSVSRCGGVIGVSVCFLCPDVEKPQPGIGPSVFCGLGLTVGLLGVAAGTFFLIKGNECS, from the exons ATGAAGCTGATGAAGATGATCGTGGTCCTCGTCCTCTCTGGTGTCCTCTGTGTCTCAGCTGAAG gTCTACATCAGGACATTCATATCCTCGGCTGTTCAGAGGTTGATGGAGAATTCATGTATGGACTGGATGGTGAAGAGTTGTGGTACGCAGACTTCAAGAACAACAGAGGAGTCGATCCTCAGCCCAGTTTTGTAGATCATATGAGCTACCCAGAAGGAGTTTTAGAATCTGCTAAGGCTAGTCTACAGATCTGCAGAACGAACCTTCAGAATCATCGTGGAGGCTTCAAGGACCTCCCCCAGGAGAAGG ATGCTCCGTCCAGTCCGATGATCTACACTCATGACAACGTGGATCTGGGACAGGAGAACATCCTCATCTGTCATGTGACTGGGTTCTTTCCTGCTCCTGTTAACGTCTCCTGGACAAAGAACGGAGAGAAGGTCACCGTAGGAACCACCATCAATGTTCCCATGATCAACAAAGACGGAACCTACAACCAGTTCTCCACACTGAAGTTCACCCCACAGCTGGGAGACATCTACAGCTGTGAGGTGGAACATCTGGCCCTGGAGCAACCACTGACCAGAATCTGGG ATGTGGAGGTGAAGCTGAATGTTTCTGTCTCCAGATGTGGAG GAGTGAttggtgtctctgtgtgttttctgtgtccaGATGTGGAGAAGCCTCAGCCCGGTATTGGCCCATCAGTGTTCTGTGGACTGGGTCTGACGGTGGGTCTGCTCGGTGTGGCTGCTGGAACCTTCTTCCTCATCAAAGGAAACGAGTGCAGCTGA
- the LOC119484179 gene encoding H-2 class II histocompatibility antigen, A-U alpha chain-like isoform X2: MKLMKMIVVLVLSGVLCVSAEGLHQDIHILGCSEVDGEFMYGLDGEELWYADFKNNRGVDPQPSFVDHMSYPEGVLESAKASLQICRTNLQNHRGGFKDLPQEKDAPSSPMIYTHDNVDLGQENILICHVTGFFPAPVNVSWTKNGEKVTVGTTINVPMINKDGTYNQFSTLKFTPQLGDIYSCEVEHLALEQPLTRIWDVEVKLNVSVSRCGGEAECLCVFSVSRCGGVIGVSVCFLCPDVEKPQPGIGPSVFCGLGLTVGLLGVAAGTFFLIKGNECS; this comes from the exons ATGAAGCTGATGAAGATGATCGTGGTCCTCGTCCTCTCTGGTGTCCTCTGTGTCTCAGCTGAAG gTCTACATCAGGACATTCATATCCTCGGCTGTTCAGAGGTTGATGGAGAATTCATGTATGGACTGGATGGTGAAGAGTTGTGGTACGCAGACTTCAAGAACAACAGAGGAGTCGATCCTCAGCCCAGTTTTGTAGATCATATGAGCTACCCAGAAGGAGTTTTAGAATCTGCTAAGGCTAGTCTACAGATCTGCAGAACGAACCTTCAGAATCATCGTGGAGGCTTCAAGGACCTCCCCCAGGAGAAGG ATGCTCCGTCCAGTCCGATGATCTACACTCATGACAACGTGGATCTGGGACAGGAGAACATCCTCATCTGTCATGTGACTGGGTTCTTTCCTGCTCCTGTTAACGTCTCCTGGACAAAGAACGGAGAGAAGGTCACCGTAGGAACCACCATCAATGTTCCCATGATCAACAAAGACGGAACCTACAACCAGTTCTCCACACTGAAGTTCACCCCACAGCTGGGAGACATCTACAGCTGTGAGGTGGAACATCTGGCCCTGGAGCAACCACTGACCAGAATCTGGG ATGTGGAGGTGAAGCTGAATGTTTCTGTCTCCAGATGTGGAGGTGAAGCtgaatgtctctgtgtgttttctgtgtccaGATGTGGAG GAGTGAttggtgtctctgtgtgttttctgtgtccaGATGTGGAGAAGCCTCAGCCCGGTATTGGCCCATCAGTGTTCTGTGGACTGGGTCTGACGGTGGGTCTGCTCGGTGTGGCTGCTGGAACCTTCTTCCTCATCAAAGGAAACGAGTGCAGCTGA
- the LOC119484179 gene encoding H-2 class II histocompatibility antigen, A-U alpha chain-like isoform X19, translating into MKLMKMIVVLVLSGVLCVSAEGLHQDIHILGCSEVDGEFMYGLDGEELWYADFKNNRGVDPQPSFVDHMSYPEGVLESAKASLQICRTNLQNHRGGFKDLPQEKDAPSSPMIYTHDNVDLGQENILICHVTGFFPAPVNVSWTKNGEKVTVGTTINVPMINKDGTYNQFSTLKFTPQLGDIYSCEVEHLALEQPLTRIWDVEKPQPGIGPSVFCGLGLTVGLLGVAAGTFFLIKGNECS; encoded by the exons ATGAAGCTGATGAAGATGATCGTGGTCCTCGTCCTCTCTGGTGTCCTCTGTGTCTCAGCTGAAG gTCTACATCAGGACATTCATATCCTCGGCTGTTCAGAGGTTGATGGAGAATTCATGTATGGACTGGATGGTGAAGAGTTGTGGTACGCAGACTTCAAGAACAACAGAGGAGTCGATCCTCAGCCCAGTTTTGTAGATCATATGAGCTACCCAGAAGGAGTTTTAGAATCTGCTAAGGCTAGTCTACAGATCTGCAGAACGAACCTTCAGAATCATCGTGGAGGCTTCAAGGACCTCCCCCAGGAGAAGG ATGCTCCGTCCAGTCCGATGATCTACACTCATGACAACGTGGATCTGGGACAGGAGAACATCCTCATCTGTCATGTGACTGGGTTCTTTCCTGCTCCTGTTAACGTCTCCTGGACAAAGAACGGAGAGAAGGTCACCGTAGGAACCACCATCAATGTTCCCATGATCAACAAAGACGGAACCTACAACCAGTTCTCCACACTGAAGTTCACCCCACAGCTGGGAGACATCTACAGCTGTGAGGTGGAACATCTGGCCCTGGAGCAACCACTGACCAGAATCTGGG ATGTGGAGAAGCCTCAGCCCGGTATTGGCCCATCAGTGTTCTGTGGACTGGGTCTGACGGTGGGTCTGCTCGGTGTGGCTGCTGGAACCTTCTTCCTCATCAAAGGAAACGAGTGCAGCTGA
- the LOC119484179 gene encoding H-2 class II histocompatibility antigen, A-U alpha chain-like isoform X11 → MKLMKMIVVLVLSGVLCVSAEGLHQDIHILGCSEVDGEFMYGLDGEELWYADFKNNRGVDPQPSFVDHMSYPEGVLESAKASLQICRTNLQNHRGGFKDLPQEKDAPSSPMIYTHDNVDLGQENILICHVTGFFPAPVNVSWTKNGEKVTVGTTINVPMINKDGTYNQFSTLKFTPQLGDIYSCEVEHLALEQPLTRIWDVEVKLNVSVSRCGDVEKPQPGIGPSVFCGLGLTVGLLGVAAGTFFLIKGNECS, encoded by the exons ATGAAGCTGATGAAGATGATCGTGGTCCTCGTCCTCTCTGGTGTCCTCTGTGTCTCAGCTGAAG gTCTACATCAGGACATTCATATCCTCGGCTGTTCAGAGGTTGATGGAGAATTCATGTATGGACTGGATGGTGAAGAGTTGTGGTACGCAGACTTCAAGAACAACAGAGGAGTCGATCCTCAGCCCAGTTTTGTAGATCATATGAGCTACCCAGAAGGAGTTTTAGAATCTGCTAAGGCTAGTCTACAGATCTGCAGAACGAACCTTCAGAATCATCGTGGAGGCTTCAAGGACCTCCCCCAGGAGAAGG ATGCTCCGTCCAGTCCGATGATCTACACTCATGACAACGTGGATCTGGGACAGGAGAACATCCTCATCTGTCATGTGACTGGGTTCTTTCCTGCTCCTGTTAACGTCTCCTGGACAAAGAACGGAGAGAAGGTCACCGTAGGAACCACCATCAATGTTCCCATGATCAACAAAGACGGAACCTACAACCAGTTCTCCACACTGAAGTTCACCCCACAGCTGGGAGACATCTACAGCTGTGAGGTGGAACATCTGGCCCTGGAGCAACCACTGACCAGAATCTGGG ATGTGGAGGTGAAGCTGAATGTTTCTGTCTCCAGATGTGGAG ATGTGGAGAAGCCTCAGCCCGGTATTGGCCCATCAGTGTTCTGTGGACTGGGTCTGACGGTGGGTCTGCTCGGTGTGGCTGCTGGAACCTTCTTCCTCATCAAAGGAAACGAGTGCAGCTGA
- the LOC119484179 gene encoding H-2 class II histocompatibility antigen, A-U alpha chain-like isoform X3 has product MKLMKMIVVLVLSGVLCVSAEGLHQDIHILGCSEVDGEFMYGLDGEELWYADFKNNRGVDPQPSFVDHMSYPEGVLESAKASLQICRTNLQNHRGGFKDLPQEKDAPSSPMIYTHDNVDLGQENILICHVTGFFPAPVNVSWTKNGEKVTVGTTINVPMINKDGTYNQFSTLKFTPQLGDIYSCEVEHLALEQPLTRIWDVEVKLNVSVSRCGGEAECLCVFSVSRCGGVISVSVCFCLQMWRSDSCLCVFSVSRCGGVIRVSVCFLCPDVEE; this is encoded by the exons ATGAAGCTGATGAAGATGATCGTGGTCCTCGTCCTCTCTGGTGTCCTCTGTGTCTCAGCTGAAG gTCTACATCAGGACATTCATATCCTCGGCTGTTCAGAGGTTGATGGAGAATTCATGTATGGACTGGATGGTGAAGAGTTGTGGTACGCAGACTTCAAGAACAACAGAGGAGTCGATCCTCAGCCCAGTTTTGTAGATCATATGAGCTACCCAGAAGGAGTTTTAGAATCTGCTAAGGCTAGTCTACAGATCTGCAGAACGAACCTTCAGAATCATCGTGGAGGCTTCAAGGACCTCCCCCAGGAGAAGG ATGCTCCGTCCAGTCCGATGATCTACACTCATGACAACGTGGATCTGGGACAGGAGAACATCCTCATCTGTCATGTGACTGGGTTCTTTCCTGCTCCTGTTAACGTCTCCTGGACAAAGAACGGAGAGAAGGTCACCGTAGGAACCACCATCAATGTTCCCATGATCAACAAAGACGGAACCTACAACCAGTTCTCCACACTGAAGTTCACCCCACAGCTGGGAGACATCTACAGCTGTGAGGTGGAACATCTGGCCCTGGAGCAACCACTGACCAGAATCTGGG ATGTGGAGGTGAAGCTGAATGTTTCTGTCTCCAGATGTGGAGGTGAAGCtgaatgtctctgtgtgttttctgtgtccaGATGTGGAGGTGTGAttagtgtctctgtgtgtttctgtctccagATGTGGAG GAGTGAttcgtgtctctgtgtgttttctgtgtccaGATGTGGAGGAGTGAttcgtgtctctgtgtgtttcctgtgtcCAGATGTGGAGGAgtga
- the LOC119484179 gene encoding H-2 class II histocompatibility antigen, A-U alpha chain-like isoform X9 — MKLMKMIVVLVLSGVLCVSAEGLHQDIHILGCSEVDGEFMYGLDGEELWYADFKNNRGVDPQPSFVDHMSYPEGVLESAKASLQICRTNLQNHRGGFKDLPQEKDAPSSPMIYTHDNVDLGQENILICHVTGFFPAPVNVSWTKNGEKVTVGTTINVPMINKDGTYNQFSTLKFTPQLGDIYSCEVEHLALEQPLTRIWDVEVELNVSVSRCGGEAECFCLQMWRSDSCLCVFSVSRCGGVIRVSVCFLCPDVEE; from the exons ATGAAGCTGATGAAGATGATCGTGGTCCTCGTCCTCTCTGGTGTCCTCTGTGTCTCAGCTGAAG gTCTACATCAGGACATTCATATCCTCGGCTGTTCAGAGGTTGATGGAGAATTCATGTATGGACTGGATGGTGAAGAGTTGTGGTACGCAGACTTCAAGAACAACAGAGGAGTCGATCCTCAGCCCAGTTTTGTAGATCATATGAGCTACCCAGAAGGAGTTTTAGAATCTGCTAAGGCTAGTCTACAGATCTGCAGAACGAACCTTCAGAATCATCGTGGAGGCTTCAAGGACCTCCCCCAGGAGAAGG ATGCTCCGTCCAGTCCGATGATCTACACTCATGACAACGTGGATCTGGGACAGGAGAACATCCTCATCTGTCATGTGACTGGGTTCTTTCCTGCTCCTGTTAACGTCTCCTGGACAAAGAACGGAGAGAAGGTCACCGTAGGAACCACCATCAATGTTCCCATGATCAACAAAGACGGAACCTACAACCAGTTCTCCACACTGAAGTTCACCCCACAGCTGGGAGACATCTACAGCTGTGAGGTGGAACATCTGGCCCTGGAGCAACCACTGACCAGAATCTGGG ATGTGGAGGTGGAGCTGAATGTTTCTGTCTCCAGATGTGGAGGTGAAGCTGAATGTTTCTGTCTCCAGATGTGGAG GAGTGAttcgtgtctctgtgtgttttctgtgtccaGATGTGGAGGAGTGAttcgtgtctctgtgtgtttcctgtgtcCAGATGTGGAGGAgtga
- the LOC119484179 gene encoding HLA class II histocompatibility antigen, DP alpha 1 chain-like isoform X17, which yields MKLMKMIVVLVLSGVLCVSAEGLHQDIHILGCSEVDGEFMYGLDGEELWYADFKNNRGVDPQPSFVDHMSYPEGVLESAKASLQICRTNLQNHRGGFKDLPQEKDAPSSPMIYTHDNVDLGQENILICHVTGFFPAPVNVSWTKNGEKVTVGTTINVPMINKDGTYNQFSTLKFTPQLGDIYSCEVEHLALEQPLTRIWDVEVELNVSVSRCGGVIRVSVCFLCPDVEE from the exons ATGAAGCTGATGAAGATGATCGTGGTCCTCGTCCTCTCTGGTGTCCTCTGTGTCTCAGCTGAAG gTCTACATCAGGACATTCATATCCTCGGCTGTTCAGAGGTTGATGGAGAATTCATGTATGGACTGGATGGTGAAGAGTTGTGGTACGCAGACTTCAAGAACAACAGAGGAGTCGATCCTCAGCCCAGTTTTGTAGATCATATGAGCTACCCAGAAGGAGTTTTAGAATCTGCTAAGGCTAGTCTACAGATCTGCAGAACGAACCTTCAGAATCATCGTGGAGGCTTCAAGGACCTCCCCCAGGAGAAGG ATGCTCCGTCCAGTCCGATGATCTACACTCATGACAACGTGGATCTGGGACAGGAGAACATCCTCATCTGTCATGTGACTGGGTTCTTTCCTGCTCCTGTTAACGTCTCCTGGACAAAGAACGGAGAGAAGGTCACCGTAGGAACCACCATCAATGTTCCCATGATCAACAAAGACGGAACCTACAACCAGTTCTCCACACTGAAGTTCACCCCACAGCTGGGAGACATCTACAGCTGTGAGGTGGAACATCTGGCCCTGGAGCAACCACTGACCAGAATCTGGG ATGTGGAGGTGGAGCTGAATGTTTCTGTCTCCAGATGTGGAG GAGTGAttcgtgtctctgtgtgttttctgtgtccaGATGTGGAGGAGTGA
- the LOC119484179 gene encoding H-2 class II histocompatibility antigen, A-U alpha chain-like isoform X13, with amino-acid sequence MKLMKMIVVLVLSGVLCVSAEGLHQDIHILGCSEVDGEFMYGLDGEELWYADFKNNRGVDPQPSFVDHMSYPEGVLESAKASLQICRTNLQNHRGGFKDLPQEKDAPSSPMIYTHDNVDLGQENILICHVTGFFPAPVNVSWTKNGEKVTVGTTINVPMINKDGTYNQFSTLKFTPQLGDIYSCEVEHLALEQPLTRIWDVEVKLNVSVSRCGGEAECLCVFSVSRCGGVIRVSVCFLCPDVEE; translated from the exons ATGAAGCTGATGAAGATGATCGTGGTCCTCGTCCTCTCTGGTGTCCTCTGTGTCTCAGCTGAAG gTCTACATCAGGACATTCATATCCTCGGCTGTTCAGAGGTTGATGGAGAATTCATGTATGGACTGGATGGTGAAGAGTTGTGGTACGCAGACTTCAAGAACAACAGAGGAGTCGATCCTCAGCCCAGTTTTGTAGATCATATGAGCTACCCAGAAGGAGTTTTAGAATCTGCTAAGGCTAGTCTACAGATCTGCAGAACGAACCTTCAGAATCATCGTGGAGGCTTCAAGGACCTCCCCCAGGAGAAGG ATGCTCCGTCCAGTCCGATGATCTACACTCATGACAACGTGGATCTGGGACAGGAGAACATCCTCATCTGTCATGTGACTGGGTTCTTTCCTGCTCCTGTTAACGTCTCCTGGACAAAGAACGGAGAGAAGGTCACCGTAGGAACCACCATCAATGTTCCCATGATCAACAAAGACGGAACCTACAACCAGTTCTCCACACTGAAGTTCACCCCACAGCTGGGAGACATCTACAGCTGTGAGGTGGAACATCTGGCCCTGGAGCAACCACTGACCAGAATCTGGG ATGTGGAGGTGAAGCTGAATGTTTCTGTCTCCAGATGTGGAGGTGAAGCtgaatgtctctgtgtgttttctgtgtccaGATGTGGAG GAGTGAttcgtgtctctgtgtgttttctgtgtccaGATGTGGAGGAGTGA
- the LOC119484179 gene encoding H-2 class II histocompatibility antigen, E-D alpha chain-like isoform X15, translating to MKLMKMIVVLVLSGVLCVSAEGLHQDIHILGCSEVDGEFMYGLDGEELWYADFKNNRGVDPQPSFVDHMSYPEGVLESAKASLQICRTNLQNHRGGFKDLPQEKDAPSSPMIYTHDNVDLGQENILICHVTGFFPAPVNVSWTKNGEKVTVGTTINVPMINKDGTYNQFSTLKFTPQLGDIYSCEVEHLALEQPLTRIWDVEVKLNVSVSRCGGVIRVSVCFLCPDVEE from the exons ATGAAGCTGATGAAGATGATCGTGGTCCTCGTCCTCTCTGGTGTCCTCTGTGTCTCAGCTGAAG gTCTACATCAGGACATTCATATCCTCGGCTGTTCAGAGGTTGATGGAGAATTCATGTATGGACTGGATGGTGAAGAGTTGTGGTACGCAGACTTCAAGAACAACAGAGGAGTCGATCCTCAGCCCAGTTTTGTAGATCATATGAGCTACCCAGAAGGAGTTTTAGAATCTGCTAAGGCTAGTCTACAGATCTGCAGAACGAACCTTCAGAATCATCGTGGAGGCTTCAAGGACCTCCCCCAGGAGAAGG ATGCTCCGTCCAGTCCGATGATCTACACTCATGACAACGTGGATCTGGGACAGGAGAACATCCTCATCTGTCATGTGACTGGGTTCTTTCCTGCTCCTGTTAACGTCTCCTGGACAAAGAACGGAGAGAAGGTCACCGTAGGAACCACCATCAATGTTCCCATGATCAACAAAGACGGAACCTACAACCAGTTCTCCACACTGAAGTTCACCCCACAGCTGGGAGACATCTACAGCTGTGAGGTGGAACATCTGGCCCTGGAGCAACCACTGACCAGAATCTGGG ATGTGGAGGTGAAGCTGAATGTTTCTGTCTCCAGATGTGGAG GAGTGAttcgtgtctctgtgtgttttctgtgtccaGATGTGGAGGAGTGA